Proteins co-encoded in one Stomoxys calcitrans chromosome 5, idStoCalc2.1, whole genome shotgun sequence genomic window:
- the LOC106081233 gene encoding uncharacterized protein LOC106081233 — translation MKFTPVFMAILLAAMTQTIFALETSRRAKRQDIPPVLDETKQLAAQSDEVIEQVLPLLPNTPAFANHRSKLEAYEKAFHDYKDQAGYNRRFASRFFATLLEFMKTFKSDANNTAEHGEVVKYLNNAGLDKIRQHVEQKMERGEYRHLTRLG, via the exons ATGAAATTTACGCCTGTTTTTATGGCAATCTTACTGGCAGCGATGACTCAG acaatttttgcATTGGAAACATCTCGTAGAGCCAAACGCCAAGATATTCCCCCTGTTTTGGATGAAACCAAACAATTGGCTGCCCAAAGTGATGAGGTTATAGAGCAAGTCCTACCTCTGCTGCCCAATACTCCAGCCTTTGCCAACCATCGTTCCAAATTGGAGGCTTATGAAAAAGCTTTTCATGATTACAAAGATCAAGCGGGCTACAATCGAAGATTTGCTTCAAGATTTTTTGCCACACTATTGGAATTTATGAAAACTTTTAAAAGTGATGCTAACAATACTGCCGAACATGGTGAGGTggtgaaatatttaaataatgcTGGTTTAGATAAAATCAGACAGCATGTTGAGCAGAAAATGGAACGAGGAGAGTACAGGCATTTGACGAGGTTGGGTTAG
- the LOC106081232 gene encoding uncharacterized protein LOC106081232 codes for MNNFWTILITLTLFCLSLGDAANDDEHFAQLLKETKSVTVEVKSLIEKTLAQLPKETDYDLHRERFTKYLDLYQKYQSASQEDCGEKALEFYDSQNTFFHLYMRGNLKATRGTEVIQLLNENGMQKLLVRIDEERKKGDYDSVNWRKFEEYIAAGHC; via the exons atgaataatttttgGACAATCCTTATCACCTTGACATTGTTCTGTCTG TCTCTGGGAGATGCAGCCAACGATGATGAACACTTTGCCCAACTTCTTAAGGAGACCAAATCAGTGACGGTAGAGGTTAAATCTCTTATTGAAAAGACCTTGGCCCAGCTACCCAAGGAAACCGATTATGATTTGCATCGTGAGAGATTCACAAAATATCTTGATCTCTATCAAAAATATCAATCCGCCTCCCAGGAAGATTGTGGCGAAAAGGCATTGGAATTCTACGATTCACAAAATACTTTCTTCCATTTGTATATGAGAGGCAATCTTAAGGCTACACGTGGCACAGAAGTTATTCAACTGCTAAATGAGAATGGCATGCAGAAACTATTGGTGAGAATTGATGAGGAACGTAAAAAGGGTGATTATGATTCGGTGAATTGGAGGAAATTTGAGGAATATATAGCAGCCGGCCATTGCTAG